One Ignavibacterium album JCM 16511 genomic region harbors:
- a CDS encoding M20/M25/M40 family metallo-hydrolase: MIPSRLIEIFLQVIQINALSANEKPLADFINSFLTNLGYKVEFDDSAKFTQSNTGNLICKIGSGGDFVMTAHMDTARPTENVKPMIKEDRITSSGDTVLGVDNREGVAVLLYSLERIALEKIPVKDFTVAFTTCEETTLFGSKYLGLNGNIKKGFVFDSGYRPGSFIYSACGAIGFNLKIFGRASHSGIAPEKGINSLLIAANAITKLPLGRIDEETTMNIGTLKSGSAVNVIPELTEVVGEVRSFNLDKAENYFRQLVKTFEEEAEKLNAKIEYDYFWDFKPYTIKENSDVYKEILRAITKVGLVPSPKISLGGSDANSLNAKGIESVNIGIGAQNPHSNDEFVYIEDLIKSAEIALELVKKD; this comes from the coding sequence ATGATTCCTTCCAGATTAATTGAAATTTTTCTTCAGGTTATACAAATAAATGCTCTGAGTGCAAACGAAAAACCTCTGGCTGATTTTATTAATTCCTTCCTTACTAATCTGGGTTATAAAGTTGAGTTCGATGACTCAGCAAAATTCACACAAAGCAATACAGGAAATTTAATTTGTAAAATTGGCTCCGGCGGTGATTTTGTTATGACAGCTCATATGGACACTGCACGTCCAACCGAAAATGTAAAACCAATGATCAAAGAAGACAGAATAACTTCTTCAGGTGATACTGTGCTTGGAGTTGATAACCGTGAGGGAGTTGCAGTGCTTCTTTACTCTCTTGAAAGAATTGCTTTGGAAAAAATTCCGGTGAAAGATTTTACAGTTGCTTTTACTACCTGCGAAGAAACAACTTTATTCGGTTCAAAGTATTTGGGGTTGAATGGTAATATTAAGAAGGGATTTGTGTTTGATTCAGGTTATCGTCCGGGTAGTTTTATTTATTCGGCTTGTGGTGCAATAGGATTTAATCTTAAGATCTTTGGAAGAGCATCACATTCCGGAATCGCACCTGAAAAGGGAATCAATTCACTTCTTATAGCTGCTAATGCAATCACAAAACTTCCGCTTGGAAGAATTGATGAAGAAACAACAATGAATATCGGAACACTCAAAAGTGGTTCGGCTGTAAATGTCATTCCCGAATTAACTGAAGTGGTCGGTGAAGTTCGTTCATTCAATCTTGATAAGGCAGAAAATTATTTCAGACAGTTAGTTAAAACTTTTGAGGAAGAAGCTGAAAAACTCAATGCTAAAATTGAATATGATTATTTCTGGGACTTTAAACCATATACAATCAAAGAGAACTCGGATGTGTACAAAGAAATTCTAAGAGCCATAACGAAAGTTGGTTTAGTACCAAGTCCGAAGATTTCTCTTGGTGGAAGCGATGCAAACTCTCTCAACGCAAAAGGTATTGAATCGGTTAATATTGGAATAGGTGCTCAGAATCCTCATTCAAATGACGAGTTCGTTTATATTGAGGATTTAATTAAATCAGCTGAAATAGCACTTGAACTTGTTAAAAAGGATTAA